A single genomic interval of Streptomyces sp. BA2 harbors:
- a CDS encoding Gfo/Idh/MocA family protein produces the protein MRIGLIGTGRIGTFHSAALQRHPEVDALVVADADAGRAAGLAARIGTASAASVDDVFTGSGRTGAVDAVVITAATSAHAELIGKAARAGLPVFCEKPIALDLPGTLAALREVEAAGTVLQLGFQRRFDAGYVAAREAVRSGRLGRLHTVRAMTSDPAPPPAAYLPLSGGLYRDCLVHDFDMLRWVTGREVTEVYATGSDAGPSMFRDAGDVDTAAAVLTLDDGTLATATATRCNGAGYDVRMELAGDEDQIAVGFDDRTPLSSVEPSGPPPPDKPWPGFLERFTPAYEAELAAFVDVVRGERTNPCDGREALEALRIAEACELSRREGRLVRMAEIEGG, from the coding sequence ATGCGCATCGGACTGATCGGAACGGGTCGTATCGGCACATTTCACTCCGCGGCTCTGCAGCGGCATCCGGAGGTGGACGCGCTGGTCGTCGCCGATGCCGACGCCGGGCGCGCGGCGGGGCTCGCGGCGCGGATCGGCACGGCCTCGGCGGCCTCGGTGGACGACGTCTTCACGGGGAGCGGCCGGACAGGCGCCGTGGACGCGGTGGTGATCACCGCGGCGACCTCCGCGCACGCCGAGCTGATCGGCAAGGCGGCGCGCGCGGGCCTGCCGGTCTTCTGCGAGAAGCCCATCGCCCTCGATCTGCCCGGTACGCTCGCCGCGCTCCGGGAGGTCGAGGCCGCGGGCACGGTGCTCCAACTGGGCTTCCAGCGGCGGTTCGACGCGGGGTACGTGGCCGCGCGCGAGGCCGTGCGGTCGGGGCGGCTCGGGCGGCTGCACACGGTCCGGGCGATGACCTCCGATCCGGCGCCGCCGCCGGCCGCGTATCTCCCGCTCTCCGGCGGTCTCTACCGCGACTGTCTGGTCCATGACTTCGACATGCTGCGGTGGGTGACGGGCCGTGAGGTGACGGAGGTGTACGCGACCGGGTCGGACGCCGGGCCTTCGATGTTCCGCGACGCGGGCGACGTCGACACGGCCGCGGCGGTCCTCACTCTCGACGACGGCACGCTGGCCACGGCGACGGCCACGCGGTGCAACGGCGCGGGCTACGACGTACGGATGGAACTGGCCGGCGATGAGGATCAGATCGCGGTCGGCTTCGACGACCGCACCCCCCTGTCGTCCGTGGAGCCGTCGGGCCCGCCGCCGCCCGACAAGCCGTGGCCCGGCTTCCTCGAACGCTTCACTCCCGCGTACGAGGCGGAGCTCGCCGCGTTCGTGGATGTCGTACGGGGAGAGCGGACGAACCCCTGCGACGGCCGGGAGGCACTGGAGGCGCTGCGGATCGCGGAGGCGTGTGAACTGTCACGCAGGGAAGGGCGGTTGGTGCGGATGGCGGAGATCGAGGGAGGCTGA
- a CDS encoding GntR family transcriptional regulator produces the protein MDPTVSLQLGVDRSSPVPLYFQLSQQLEAAIERGALTPGTLLGNEIELAGRLGLSRPTVRQAIQSLVDKGLLVRRRGVGTQVVHSQVKRPLELSSLYDDLEAAGQRPETRVLRNTIEPASAEVAAALAIAEGDEVHLVERLRLAHGEPMAYLRNHIPSGLLALDTARLEATGLYRLMRGASITLHSARQSVGARAATADEGERLGEPAGAPLLTMQRTTFDDTGRAVEFGSHIYRASRYSFEFQLLVRP, from the coding sequence GTGGACCCGACCGTCTCGCTCCAGCTCGGCGTCGACCGCAGCAGCCCGGTCCCGCTGTACTTCCAGCTGTCCCAGCAGCTGGAGGCGGCGATCGAGCGCGGCGCCCTGACACCGGGCACCCTGCTCGGCAACGAGATCGAGCTCGCGGGCCGCCTCGGCCTGTCCCGGCCGACCGTCCGCCAGGCCATCCAGTCGCTCGTCGACAAGGGGCTGCTCGTGCGCCGCAGAGGCGTCGGCACCCAGGTCGTGCACAGCCAGGTCAAGCGCCCGCTCGAACTCAGCAGCCTCTACGACGACTTGGAGGCCGCGGGCCAGCGCCCCGAGACCCGCGTCCTGCGCAACACCATCGAACCCGCGTCCGCCGAGGTCGCGGCCGCGCTCGCCATCGCGGAGGGCGACGAGGTCCACCTCGTCGAGCGGCTCCGCCTGGCCCACGGCGAGCCCATGGCCTACCTCCGCAACCACATTCCGTCCGGTCTTCTCGCCCTCGACACCGCACGTCTGGAGGCCACCGGCCTCTACCGCCTGATGCGCGGTGCGAGCATCACCCTGCACAGCGCGCGCCAGTCCGTGGGAGCCCGCGCCGCCACCGCCGACGAGGGCGAGCGGCTCGGCGAACCCGCGGGGGCCCCGCTGCTCACGATGCAGCGCACGACGTTCGACGACACGGGCCGCGCGGTCGAGTTCGGCTCCCACATCTACCGCGCCTCGCGCTACTCCTTCGAGTTCCAGCTCCTCGTACGGCCGTAG
- a CDS encoding sugar ABC transporter substrate-binding protein: MRKARTAAALTAVIALAAGCSGSGGKDDEDKSGDGGGGGKGVNTPRLKIAMVTHSGEGDTFWDIVQTGAKQAARKDNVEFLYSNDKEAKGQAELVQSAIDKKVDGIVVTLAKPEAMKTVLGKAEAAGIPVVTINSGGEFSAGFGALSHIGQDESVAGEAVGDELSKRGKKKVLCVIHEQGNVSLEQRCEGVKKTLKGSVENLNVEGTNAPNAQSSISAKLQAAKDIDAVVTLGAPIAALSVKAKEDSGSKAEVATFDLNAEVVKRLKAKEVGFAVDQQPYLQGYLAIDELWLYKTNANVLGGGKPVLTGPAIVTEKDVPKLEKYTARGTR, translated from the coding sequence ATGCGCAAAGCCCGCACGGCAGCAGCTCTCACAGCGGTGATCGCGCTCGCGGCCGGGTGCAGCGGCTCCGGCGGCAAGGACGACGAGGACAAGTCGGGCGACGGCGGGGGAGGCGGCAAGGGCGTGAACACGCCCCGCCTCAAGATCGCGATGGTCACGCACTCCGGCGAGGGCGACACCTTCTGGGACATCGTCCAGACCGGCGCCAAGCAGGCGGCCCGCAAGGACAACGTCGAGTTCCTCTACTCCAACGACAAAGAGGCCAAGGGCCAGGCCGAGCTCGTCCAGTCGGCGATCGACAAGAAGGTCGACGGCATCGTCGTGACGCTGGCCAAGCCCGAGGCGATGAAGACGGTCCTCGGCAAGGCGGAAGCCGCCGGGATACCGGTCGTCACGATCAACTCCGGCGGCGAGTTCTCCGCCGGCTTCGGCGCGCTGAGCCACATCGGTCAGGACGAGTCCGTGGCGGGCGAGGCCGTCGGCGACGAGCTCAGCAAGCGCGGCAAGAAGAAGGTGCTCTGCGTCATCCACGAACAGGGCAACGTCTCCCTGGAGCAGCGCTGCGAGGGCGTCAAGAAGACCCTCAAGGGCTCGGTCGAGAACCTCAACGTCGAGGGCACCAACGCGCCGAACGCCCAGTCATCCATCAGTGCGAAGCTCCAGGCCGCCAAGGACATCGACGCCGTCGTCACGCTCGGCGCGCCCATCGCCGCCCTGTCGGTGAAGGCCAAGGAGGACTCCGGCAGCAAGGCCGAGGTCGCCACCTTCGACCTGAACGCCGAGGTCGTCAAGCGCCTCAAGGCCAAGGAGGTCGGCTTCGCCGTCGACCAGCAGCCCTACCTCCAGGGCTATCTCGCCATCGACGAGCTGTGGCTCTACAAGACCAACGCGAACGTCCTCGGCGGCGGCAAGCCCGTCCTCACCGGCCCCGCCATCGTCACCGAGAAGGACGTGCCGAAGCTGGAGAAGTACACCGCCCGCGGTACCCGATGA
- a CDS encoding sugar ABC transporter substrate-binding protein, which translates to MARVQTGVRAVGAVLVAVLGVSLAGCSSTGGKRAEDARKAATAQGEAAVNTPNWTFGMVTHSGDGDTFWDIVQSGAKQAAVKDNIKFLYAHNAEAQQQAQLVDSYIDKKVDGIIVTLAKPAAMKGALARAKKAGIPVITVNSGSAESKEFGALTHIGQDETIAGEAVGEELNKRGKKKALCILHEQGNVGHEQRCEGAKKTFDGKMQNLYVTGTNMPDVQSSIEARLQSDKSIDSVVTLGAPFADTAVKAADSAGSKAEVATFDLNEKVAAGLKDGTLGFAVDQQPYLQGYEAVDLLWLYKYNDDVLGGGKPVLTGPQIVTKDQAAKLEEYAKRGTR; encoded by the coding sequence GTGGCAAGGGTTCAGACAGGGGTACGTGCGGTGGGCGCCGTGCTGGTCGCGGTGCTCGGGGTATCCCTCGCGGGGTGCAGCAGCACCGGCGGCAAGCGCGCCGAGGACGCACGCAAGGCGGCAACGGCACAGGGCGAGGCCGCGGTGAACACGCCGAACTGGACGTTCGGCATGGTGACCCACTCGGGTGACGGCGACACGTTCTGGGACATCGTCCAGAGCGGCGCCAAGCAGGCCGCCGTCAAGGACAACATCAAGTTCCTGTACGCCCACAACGCCGAGGCCCAGCAGCAGGCCCAGCTCGTGGACTCGTACATCGACAAGAAGGTCGACGGCATCATCGTCACCCTCGCCAAGCCCGCCGCGATGAAGGGCGCCCTGGCCCGCGCCAAGAAGGCCGGCATCCCGGTGATCACCGTGAACTCCGGCTCCGCGGAGTCCAAGGAGTTCGGCGCGCTCACCCACATCGGCCAGGACGAGACGATCGCGGGCGAGGCCGTCGGCGAGGAGCTCAACAAGCGCGGCAAGAAGAAGGCGCTCTGCATCCTGCACGAGCAGGGCAACGTCGGCCACGAGCAGCGCTGCGAGGGCGCCAAGAAGACCTTCGACGGCAAGATGCAGAACCTGTACGTGACCGGCACGAACATGCCCGACGTGCAGTCCTCCATCGAGGCCAGGCTCCAGTCCGACAAGTCCATCGACTCGGTCGTCACGCTCGGCGCGCCCTTCGCGGACACCGCGGTGAAGGCCGCGGACAGCGCGGGCAGCAAGGCCGAGGTCGCCACCTTCGACCTGAACGAGAAGGTCGCGGCGGGCCTGAAGGACGGCACGCTCGGCTTCGCCGTCGACCAGCAGCCCTACCTCCAGGGGTACGAGGCCGTGGACCTGCTCTGGCTCTACAAGTACAACGACGACGTGCTCGGCGGCGGGAAGCCGGTCCTCACAGGACCGCAGATCGTCACCAAGGACCAGGCCGCCAAGCTGGAGGAATACGCGAAGCGAGGGACGCGATGA
- a CDS encoding ABC transporter permease, translated as MTATAPAPAPSPDTKTDERLLKASPLKKLMGRPELGSVVGAIAVFVFFTVTADSFLQATSLATVLYAASTLGIMAVPVALLMIGGEFDLSAGVMVTTSALISSMFSYQMTANVWVGVLVSLLVTLAIGVFNGVMLTRTDPPSFIITLGTFLMLTGMNLGFTKLISGTVSTKSIADMEGFTSAKDVFASTITIGGVDFKITILWWLGLIAVATWILLRTRVGNWIFAVGGGEDAARAVGVPVAATKIGLYMGVAFGAWISGQHLLFSYDVVQSGEGVGNELIYIIAAVIGGCLITGGYGSAVGAAVGALIFGMVSKGIVFAEWNPDWFKFFLGVMLLLATLLNHWVRKRAEATK; from the coding sequence ATGACAGCGACCGCACCAGCACCGGCGCCGTCGCCGGACACCAAGACGGACGAGCGCCTCCTGAAGGCCTCGCCGCTGAAGAAGCTGATGGGCCGCCCCGAGCTCGGCTCCGTCGTCGGCGCCATCGCCGTCTTCGTCTTCTTCACGGTCACCGCGGACAGCTTCTTGCAGGCCACAAGCCTCGCGACGGTCCTCTACGCCGCGTCGACCCTCGGCATCATGGCGGTGCCGGTGGCGCTCCTGATGATCGGCGGCGAGTTCGACCTGTCGGCGGGCGTCATGGTGACGACCTCCGCGCTGATCTCGTCGATGTTCAGCTACCAGATGACGGCGAACGTCTGGGTCGGCGTGCTCGTCTCGCTCCTCGTCACCCTCGCCATCGGCGTCTTCAACGGCGTGATGCTGACGCGCACCGACCCGCCGAGCTTCATCATCACGCTCGGTACGTTCCTGATGCTGACCGGCATGAACCTCGGCTTCACCAAGCTGATCAGCGGCACGGTCTCCACGAAGTCGATCGCCGACATGGAGGGCTTCACCTCCGCCAAGGACGTCTTCGCCTCGACGATCACCATCGGCGGAGTCGACTTCAAGATCACGATCCTCTGGTGGCTCGGCCTGATCGCGGTCGCCACCTGGATCCTGCTCCGCACCCGCGTCGGCAACTGGATCTTCGCGGTCGGCGGCGGCGAGGACGCGGCCCGCGCGGTCGGCGTCCCGGTCGCCGCGACCAAGATCGGCCTCTACATGGGCGTCGCCTTCGGCGCCTGGATCTCGGGCCAGCACCTGCTCTTCTCGTACGACGTCGTCCAGTCGGGCGAGGGCGTCGGCAACGAACTGATCTACATCATCGCGGCCGTCATCGGCGGCTGTCTGATCACCGGCGGATACGGTTCCGCGGTCGGCGCGGCCGTGGGTGCCCTCATCTTCGGCATGGTCAGCAAGGGCATCGTCTTCGCCGAGTGGAACCCGGACTGGTTCAAGTTCTTCCTCGGGGTGATGCTGCTCCTGGCGACCCTGCTCAACCACTGGGTCCGCAAGCGCGCGGAGGCGACGAAGTGA
- a CDS encoding ATP-binding cassette domain-containing protein — translation MTTDTTEVTDAVPEPGRAPLVELDDVSKYYGNIRALEGVSLEVHAGEISCVLGDNGAGKSTLIKIIAGLHRHDAGDFRIEGEDAKLGSPREALDRGIATVYQDLAVVPLMPVWRNFFLGSEPTKGVGPFKRLDVDLMRETTRTELLRMGIDLRDVDQPIGTLSGGERQCVAIARAVYFGAKVLVLDEPTAALGVKQSGVVLKYVAAARDAGLGVVLITHNPHHAYLVGNRFVLLKRGTMFGSYARDEVTLDELTRQMAGGSELDDLRHELEKR, via the coding sequence GTGACCACCGACACGACCGAAGTCACCGACGCGGTGCCGGAGCCGGGCCGCGCCCCGCTCGTCGAACTCGACGACGTCAGTAAGTACTACGGCAACATCCGCGCCCTCGAAGGTGTCTCCCTGGAGGTCCACGCGGGCGAGATCTCCTGCGTCCTCGGCGACAACGGCGCGGGCAAGTCGACCCTCATCAAGATCATCGCGGGCCTGCACCGGCACGACGCGGGAGACTTCCGCATCGAGGGCGAGGACGCGAAGCTCGGCTCGCCGCGCGAGGCCCTGGACCGCGGTATCGCCACGGTCTACCAGGACCTCGCCGTGGTTCCGCTGATGCCGGTCTGGCGGAACTTCTTCCTCGGCTCCGAGCCGACGAAGGGCGTGGGCCCCTTCAAGCGCCTCGACGTCGACCTCATGCGCGAGACGACCCGCACGGAGCTGCTCCGCATGGGCATCGACCTGCGCGACGTCGACCAGCCCATCGGCACCCTGTCGGGCGGCGAGCGCCAGTGCGTGGCGATCGCGCGCGCGGTGTACTTCGGCGCGAAGGTCCTCGTCCTGGATGAGCCCACCGCCGCGCTCGGCGTCAAGCAGTCGGGCGTCGTCCTGAAGTACGTCGCGGCCGCGCGGGACGCGGGCCTCGGAGTGGTCTTGATCACCCACAACCCGCACCACGCGTACCTGGTCGGCAACCGCTTCGTCCTCCTGAAGCGCGGCACGATGTTCGGCAGCTATGCGCGTGACGAGGTCACCCTCGATGAACTCACCCGCCAGATGGCAGGCGGCTCCGAACTGGACGACCTCCGTCACGAACTGGAGAAGCGCTGA
- a CDS encoding ROK family glucokinase, with protein MSTYRDLAHRGSARATVLRTVGTRERRSHLTAPRVPTVGIDIGGTKVMAGVVDADGNILETLRTETPDKSKSPKVVEDTIVELVLDLSDRHDVHAVGIGAAGWVDADRNRVLFAPHLSWRNEPLRDRISGRLAVPVLVDNDANTAAWAEWRFGAARGEDHLVMITLGTGIGGAILEDGQVKRGKFGVAGEFGHMQVVPGGHRCPCGNRGCWEQYSSGNALVREARELAAADSPVAYGIIERVKGNIPDITGPLITELARDGDAMCVELLQDIGQWLGVGIANLAAALDPSCFVIGGGVSAADDLLIGPARDAFRRQLTGRGYRPEARIARAQLGPEAGMVGAADLARLVARRFRRANRRRVERHERYERYVEARRTNDRTSQGTQ; from the coding sequence ATGAGCACCTACCGCGACCTCGCGCACCGCGGCTCCGCCCGAGCCACCGTCCTGCGTACCGTGGGCACGCGGGAGCGCCGATCACATCTGACGGCGCCCCGTGTGCCCACCGTCGGCATCGACATCGGCGGCACGAAGGTGATGGCGGGCGTCGTCGACGCCGACGGCAACATCCTGGAGACGCTCCGCACGGAGACCCCGGACAAGTCCAAGAGCCCCAAGGTCGTCGAGGACACCATCGTCGAGCTGGTCCTCGACCTCTCCGACCGGCACGACGTGCACGCGGTGGGCATCGGCGCCGCGGGCTGGGTCGACGCGGACCGTAACCGCGTCCTGTTCGCCCCGCACCTGTCCTGGCGCAACGAACCCCTCCGCGACCGCATCTCCGGCCGCCTCGCGGTCCCCGTGCTCGTCGACAACGACGCGAACACGGCCGCGTGGGCGGAGTGGCGCTTCGGCGCGGCCCGCGGCGAGGACCACCTGGTCATGATCACGCTCGGTACCGGCATCGGCGGCGCGATCCTGGAGGACGGCCAGGTCAAGCGCGGCAAGTTCGGGGTCGCCGGCGAGTTCGGGCACATGCAGGTCGTGCCCGGCGGCCACCGCTGCCCGTGCGGCAACCGCGGCTGCTGGGAGCAGTACAGCTCCGGCAACGCGCTGGTCAGGGAGGCCCGCGAGCTCGCCGCTGCCGACTCCCCTGTCGCGTACGGGATCATCGAGCGGGTCAAGGGCAACATCCCCGACATCACGGGCCCCCTGATCACGGAGCTGGCCCGCGACGGCGACGCGATGTGCGTCGAGCTCCTCCAGGACATCGGCCAGTGGCTCGGCGTCGGCATCGCGAACCTCGCGGCGGCCCTCGACCCGTCCTGCTTCGTGATCGGCGGCGGCGTATCGGCCGCCGACGACCTCCTGATCGGCCCGGCCCGCGACGCTTTCCGCCGCCAGCTGACGGGGCGCGGCTACCGCCCCGAGGCCCGTATCGCCCGCGCCCAGCTGGGCCCCGAGGCGGGCATGGTGGGCGCCGCCGACCTGGCACGCCTGGTGGCCCGGCGCTTCCGGAGGGCGAACCGCCGCAGGGTGGAGCGCCACGAACGCTACGAGCGGTACGTGGAAGCGCGCCGCACCAACGACCGCACCTCTCAGGGAACCCAGTAA
- a CDS encoding sugar kinase produces MTVPRQPSSPDSPDSPDPADEGGRPREDRRHMIRRRWLTATIIVLLIGVPAGYLVISANQSRNSGRDKEAKYSATGLTAGWPSRVQRRLYDVPIPPYSREVAYYETNNWRTSRLYAQFLTSNEGLDKFLKRIGTSTEELKKNDITISKRDRKVVGWEFTDPGPWLGLTHVKKDPAPTLDVVVNRANSEHPMVYVVSTTTP; encoded by the coding sequence ATGACCGTCCCCCGCCAGCCCTCGTCCCCGGACTCTCCGGACTCCCCGGATCCCGCCGACGAGGGCGGCCGCCCCCGCGAGGACCGCCGCCACATGATCCGCCGCCGCTGGCTGACGGCCACGATCATCGTGCTCCTGATCGGCGTGCCTGCCGGCTATCTGGTGATCTCCGCGAACCAGAGCCGCAACAGCGGCCGCGACAAGGAGGCCAAGTACTCCGCGACGGGCCTCACCGCGGGCTGGCCGTCGAGAGTGCAGCGCCGTCTCTACGACGTGCCGATTCCCCCGTACTCCAGGGAAGTCGCCTACTACGAGACGAACAACTGGCGCACCAGCCGCCTGTACGCCCAGTTCCTGACGAGCAACGAGGGCCTGGACAAGTTCCTCAAGCGGATCGGCACGAGCACCGAAGAACTGAAGAAGAACGACATCACGATCAGCAAGCGCGACCGCAAGGTGGTCGGCTGGGAGTTCACGGACCCGGGCCCCTGGCTGGGACTGACCCATGTGAAGAAGGACCCGGCGCCGACCCTCGACGTGGTCGTGAACCGCGCCAACTCGGAACACCCGATGGTCTATGTAGTGTCTACGACAACCCCGTAA
- a CDS encoding sulfite oxidase produces the protein MISEEAYDARRRAQWLAGEARADGVARRDMLRLLAAAGAVATLPVTLGAPRARAATGTAPPGIVKPLPADRFTIRGTNAETKFEALAETGFHTPTSHFFVRNHTATPRLDAKTWTLRIWGDGLTGGEREFTLADLRRLPSTSRTAFVECAGNGRSFFTTQQGQPASGTAWTLGAIGNARWRGVRLSEVLRQAGVSRDAVDVMPSGLDAEYVTDDGTNLGRVRRPLPLSKAMDDVILAYEMNGAPLPADHGYPVRVLVPAWVGIASIKWLGDIEVSSRPLFSPWNTQFYRLFGEAYPPQGSAPLTRQTLKSAFELPWNASLPAATTHHLTGRSWSATGAIARVDVSTDAGRTWHEARLKDTPHRATWTRWTTPWHPRTPGPTALLARARDTTGRTQPEATVHNTQGYFFDAVVRHAVRVV, from the coding sequence ATGATCTCTGAAGAGGCGTACGACGCCCGTCGGCGTGCCCAGTGGCTCGCAGGGGAGGCGCGGGCGGACGGGGTGGCCCGTAGGGACATGCTGCGGCTGCTGGCCGCGGCGGGGGCGGTGGCGACGCTGCCGGTGACGCTGGGAGCACCCCGGGCGCGGGCGGCAACCGGCACAGCGCCCCCCGGGATCGTGAAACCGCTCCCCGCGGACCGCTTCACGATCCGCGGCACGAACGCGGAGACGAAGTTCGAGGCGCTGGCGGAAACAGGCTTCCACACCCCCACATCCCACTTCTTCGTACGCAACCACACGGCGACGCCACGCCTGGACGCGAAGACGTGGACGCTGCGGATCTGGGGCGACGGACTGACCGGAGGGGAGAGGGAGTTCACGCTCGCGGACCTCAGACGCCTCCCGTCGACGTCACGCACCGCCTTCGTCGAGTGCGCGGGCAACGGCAGAAGTTTCTTCACGACCCAGCAGGGCCAGCCGGCCTCCGGCACGGCCTGGACCCTGGGAGCGATCGGCAACGCCCGCTGGCGCGGCGTACGCCTCTCCGAAGTCCTGCGCCAGGCAGGCGTGTCGCGCGATGCGGTGGACGTGATGCCCAGCGGCCTGGACGCGGAGTACGTCACGGACGACGGCACGAACCTGGGCAGGGTCCGCCGCCCGCTGCCGCTCTCCAAGGCGATGGACGACGTGATCCTCGCGTACGAGATGAACGGCGCCCCGCTCCCCGCGGACCACGGCTACCCGGTGCGGGTCCTCGTCCCGGCGTGGGTGGGCATCGCTTCGATCAAATGGCTCGGCGACATCGAGGTCTCGTCCAGGCCTCTCTTCTCCCCCTGGAACACGCAGTTCTACCGCCTGTTCGGCGAGGCGTACCCCCCGCAGGGCAGCGCCCCGCTGACCCGCCAAACCCTGAAGTCCGCCTTCGAACTCCCTTGGAACGCAAGCCTCCCGGCGGCCACGACCCACCACCTCACCGGCCGCTCGTGGTCGGCGACGGGGGCGATCGCTCGCGTGGACGTCAGCACGGACGCGGGCAGGACCTGGCACGAGGCCCGCCTCAAGGACACCCCTCACCGCGCCACGTGGACCCGCTGGACCACTCCATGGCACCCCAGGACCCCGGGCCCGACGGCACTCCTTGCCCGCGCCAGGGACACCACAGGGCGCACCCAGCCGGAGGCGACGGTGCACAACACGCAGGGGTACTTCTTCGACGCGGTGGTGCGGCACGCGGTGCGGGTGGTGTGA
- a CDS encoding ornithine cyclodeaminase family protein, whose product MSEAPPYIDAEAIARLVPMSTAVEAVEAVLKTGLDPEAESPRGVLEVPGGQLLLMPSATASYTGVKIATVTPENAARDLPRVQGMYLLLDGTTHTPLALLDGIALTSLRTPAVSGAAIKHLAVPETRRLLVFGTGPQAWGHVEAVRAVRPTLAHVDVVARSPERVAAFVDRCRAAGLSAAPATPADVATADVVCCCTTAREPLFDSALLPSHATVAAVGSHEPDAREVDEELLRRGLVVAESHEVARRECGDIVLAVSAGAFEMGRLRTLGELVRGDVAMPAGRPRLFKSAGMAWEDLGVGAAAYERWASLG is encoded by the coding sequence ATGAGCGAGGCCCCGCCCTACATCGACGCCGAGGCGATCGCCCGGCTCGTCCCCATGTCCACGGCCGTCGAGGCGGTGGAAGCCGTCCTCAAGACGGGCCTCGACCCGGAGGCGGAGTCTCCTCGGGGGGTCCTGGAGGTGCCGGGCGGCCAGCTCCTGCTGATGCCGTCCGCCACGGCGTCGTACACAGGGGTGAAGATCGCCACGGTCACCCCGGAGAACGCGGCCCGCGACCTGCCCCGTGTCCAGGGCATGTACCTCCTCCTGGACGGAACGACCCACACGCCCCTGGCCCTCCTGGACGGCATCGCGCTGACGTCCCTGCGGACCCCGGCGGTGTCCGGCGCCGCGATCAAGCACCTCGCGGTCCCGGAGACGCGACGCCTCCTGGTCTTCGGCACCGGCCCCCAGGCCTGGGGGCACGTGGAGGCGGTCCGCGCGGTACGCCCGACGCTGGCTCACGTGGACGTGGTGGCGCGCAGCCCCGAGCGGGTGGCGGCCTTCGTCGACCGATGCCGCGCCGCGGGCCTGTCGGCGGCGCCCGCGACTCCGGCGGACGTCGCGACCGCCGACGTGGTCTGCTGCTGCACGACGGCCCGCGAACCGCTCTTCGACAGCGCGCTGCTCCCGTCCCACGCGACGGTCGCAGCCGTGGGCTCACACGAACCGGACGCGCGCGAGGTGGACGAGGAGCTGCTGCGGCGCGGCCTCGTGGTGGCCGAGTCGCACGAGGTGGCACGGCGGGAGTGCGGGGACATCGTCCTCGCGGTGTCCGCGGGCGCCTTCGAGATGGGGCGGCTGCGGACGCTGGGTGAGCTGGTGCGGGGCGATGTGGCGATGCCCGCGGGGCGGCCTCGGCTGTTCAAGTCGGCGGGGATGGCCTGGGAGGATCTGGGCGTGGGGGCGGCCGCGTACGAGCGGTGGGCGAGCCTCGGCTGA
- a CDS encoding carboxylate-amine ligase: protein MGVEEEYLLVDPVSRQLSTQADKVVAQAATELGDRVTTEITRYQVEVRTDPHTSLAELGDQLRAARHTVARAAAGLGLRIISSGTPVLGQRTPPPLTPGPRYARSAAMFRALDNEQSACACHVHIGVPDLSTALHLSNHLRPWLPALIALSANSPFWQAQDTGYASWRTMTWWRWPVAGPPPYFESRTHFEDLLDSLLTTDTLMDRGGLYWDIRPSHHVPTLEIRVADAAPTVDDTLLLAGVVKGLATLALRAIDDALPAPRPQPEMLRAACWRAARDGLAGQGINLRTGRLEPATAHLDRLFAAVRPTLETESGLPLLRAARARVRDEGNGADRQRAAHQRRQDLNDVIDYLVHTATAG from the coding sequence GTGGGTGTTGAAGAGGAGTACTTACTCGTCGACCCGGTCTCCCGGCAGTTGAGCACGCAGGCCGACAAGGTCGTCGCGCAGGCGGCCACCGAACTGGGCGACCGCGTCACCACCGAGATCACCCGCTACCAGGTCGAGGTTCGCACCGATCCGCACACCAGCCTGGCGGAGCTGGGAGACCAACTCCGGGCGGCACGCCACACGGTGGCACGCGCCGCGGCCGGGCTCGGCCTTCGCATCATCTCCAGCGGTACGCCCGTCCTCGGCCAGCGCACCCCTCCGCCCCTGACACCCGGCCCCCGCTACGCCCGCAGCGCCGCCATGTTCCGCGCCCTGGACAACGAACAGAGCGCCTGCGCCTGCCACGTCCACATCGGCGTCCCCGATCTGAGCACGGCCCTGCACCTCAGCAACCACCTGCGCCCCTGGCTTCCCGCCCTCATCGCCCTGAGCGCCAACTCGCCCTTCTGGCAGGCGCAGGACACCGGATACGCCAGCTGGCGGACCATGACCTGGTGGCGCTGGCCCGTGGCGGGGCCGCCTCCCTACTTCGAGTCCCGCACCCACTTCGAGGACCTGCTCGACAGCCTCCTCACGACCGACACGCTCATGGACCGCGGCGGCCTCTACTGGGACATCCGCCCCTCTCACCACGTGCCCACCCTGGAGATCCGGGTCGCCGACGCCGCCCCCACCGTCGACGACACCCTGCTGCTCGCCGGAGTGGTCAAGGGCCTGGCCACCCTCGCGCTGCGGGCCATCGACGATGCTCTGCCCGCCCCGCGCCCCCAGCCGGAGATGCTCCGCGCCGCATGCTGGCGCGCGGCCCGCGACGGCCTGGCGGGCCAGGGCATCAACCTGCGCACCGGCCGGCTCGAACCCGCCACGGCGCACCTGGACCGTCTCTTCGCCGCCGTGCGCCCCACCCTGGAGACAGAGAGCGGCCTCCCCCTCTTGCGGGCCGCGCGAGCACGCGTCAGGGACGAGGGGAACGGCGCCGACCGTCAAAGAGCCGCCCACCAGCGCAGGCAGGACCTCAACGACGTCATCGACTACCTGGTCCACACGGCCACCGCGGGGTGA